DNA sequence from the Lagenorhynchus albirostris chromosome 5, mLagAlb1.1, whole genome shotgun sequence genome:
GTTGCTAAACTTTGAACTAAATAAATGTCCCCTCCAGAACACAAAGTATTTTTTAGAGCCTTAAACACAacaaaattctcactgtgttacCCATTCAATACAATATCTTTAAGGATAGGATGAATAAAACACCAATCTTATAGATACAATTATAGTACAGTAACATTTTTGCTTCATgaacaattactttaaaaaacaaatgcaattctttcatttaaaagtcCACATTCATAAAAAAAGGTCTTTGAAGGTTAATGTATTTCATTTGGACTAGAACCTAATTAAGCGTTCTTATTAAAATGGGCACATGCTATTACACCCATTGCTAGAGTACAGTATATAACTGTCCACTATAGAAGGTAATGTTCACACTCACAAACTTCCCTCTGCAACTCAGTTGAACTTAGAACTCCTGACAGCATGTCTTTCAACTGCAGCTCCGGAaacttctcctccctctccctcggAGGTTACCTGGGGTACCCAGCTTCCACCTATGATTCTTTCTACCCCAGCAATATAATctacccccaccccagcactTTCCAGCTGGGCTCCTCTCTCCACGGTGGTTGTCATGAGACCTTCTTTAAGCCCACCAGCTTCCAGACACCCTAGGCTGTGACCAGATCCTACCAGAAATCCTACTTCCATCCAAAAAATATCATCTTCCACAGTCCCTGCCAAACAAATTACACTGGATCTCTAGGTTTTGGAAATACTGGCCTTGGATCTTTTGGTTATGGAAATACTGGCTTGCAGTCTCTGGGGTGTGGATCCAGCTTCTGCTGCCCAACTTACTTTTCTTCCAGGAATTGCCAGTCATCTTGTTACCAACCAGCCTTTAGCTCTCGCTTTTTTGCATAAATTTACTGAATGTCTCCCGTTACCTCATGGTTATATCTGTACTTTATGAAACTTTAACACTCAGCCTCTCCAACATCTTTGACTACTGACCATCTTCAACACTAGGACTCGCTATCACAGTCCTCCCAGAAGTAACAAAGTAACCTTGGCCTGTAACCTTTTCTAAATCAGACATGTGAGATATATCTTGAATTTTCATTCCTATACCAATGTTCTGAATCATTTCTGTTACTATCTTAATAAGATTCTTATTTTCCTCCTGAGACTCTTTCACTTAAGTGTATTTCAAATAGATAtggcatttaaaataaacttatttctcTAGCATGAATTATGGCATTCCATTTTTTTATCCATATGGTACATTTAGTGAATGCATCCAGTAACTTCAACTGTCTTCATTAGCTAAAcatcttgttgttgttgttttctttgtttcgtatgtttcattaatattttgcTGGGTAGAAAAGAGGAAGTTTAGAGAATCTAAATATATGGCATATCTTATGTCTTAACAGGTTTATATTCCTCAATGGGTGCATTTGTTCACCTAATTGCtttagaaaattttgtttttaggtAGGCATTcgttgaaaaatatttattgtgttctGGTGCTAGACCAGGCATTTATGCTGAATGAAGACATAAATTCCCTGCCTTCACGGAATTCACACACAAACTATTTTAACTCACTGCCATGTAGCAAGtgcaaaatggtgataaaaaCATGTTTCAAAGGGAACACAAAGAACAGAAACTTCAAAGAATGGTGAGAATATCACACAAAACTCATTATTGACAATAGTAAGTGTAAATTACACttactataaataaaaatataaaaatatattttcatataaaaatataaatcttgcTGCTGTAATGTGTTAGTTGTGGTCCTTTGAGAAATAGCTGCTCTCTAGGATTTGACATGACAGATATTTATTGGGGAAAATACCTGTCAGTGAAAATGGGGAGGTAGCTGGAGAATTCTGGGAGATCCAGCAGACAACAATGCAGGTCTGAACTCagtgaaggaaagagggaaggaaggaaggaagtttgtATTAGAATAATCTTCTTCAGGCAGTTCCAAGAAAGTTTTGGTAAGTCACCCGCAAGTCACAGAGATGGGCCTGCCTGAGTATCCCTGCCAAGCTCAGTCACTGGCCAAGAACAGGGCACAGCATGACCTTGGCATAAATGCGGGGGTAGATTCAGAGACTGGCAGCTGGGACTGTAAGTAAGTCAGTTATGCTCCCTGAAGTGGGAGATATGagagctacattttttttttaatttatttatttttggctgtgttgggtctttgctgctgcccgcgggctttctctagttgcagcgagcggtgactgctcttcgttgtggtgcacaggcttctcattgcagtggcttctcttactgcagagcacaggctctaggtgcacagacttcagtagttgtggtatgtgggctcagtagttgtggtgcatgggcttaattgctccacggcatttgggatcttcctggaccagggctcgaacccatgtctcctgcattggcaggcggattcttaaccactgtgccatcagggaagttctGAGAGCTACATTTTCATAGTTTCCATGTTCATGAAATTTATTCTGATTTCAAATAAGCCGAGATAATGACAAATAGTATAATAATAACTGAAAAAGACTTTTCCATGAATTAAGTtcaatatactttattttactttcatcaatcaaaaaaattaattcctaTATTAGACCCTATATAGGACTCACTGAGTGAAAGTCAAACCTTACAACTGAATGTGAGAAACAATTCAGAATTATTGGATGGCCATCTTTGATTTTAAATGCAAGTGATGTATTAAACAGATTGGACCCAGTAGGGCATCATTAGGAaagtgcttcatttttctcctgcTATGGAACTTCACTCTTGACCTGCAGACTCTAACTTCCCTGAATTTCTGAATAATACCTTGTGCAGATCTATGATCACATTAAGAtattaagaaacattttattccATATTAGTAGTTAAGTTTACTCCAGTATAAATTAAGAACCAGTCTTACAGCCATATTAAAGCCTCCTCCCTTTATCCTGAGTTCAAGCCTGTCATGTGATTACGTAGGCCGCCTGTGACTTGGAGGGGCCCAATCATTTTATTTACCTGCTTTGATCTCCCTTGTCTTCCATTAATGTGCTCCTCCTGGCTTCTCCTCTTCAAGCCAAAGAGAAAGGatgggaggaaaggaaatgacAGCTGAGACCATCTGTCTCAATCTGCTTTAGACCAACTGTGTCAGCATGAGCTAGTTGATTCAGGAAACTTTTCCTGGGAAAAGATGAGACTAAACCAATAAATCATTTCACTGTATGCTTCAGGAAACTCCTGTAGTATGAATACAACAGTCTGCAGACCTGAAAAATAGCTCTCTAATTAAGCAACAGTTAACTTATCAAGAGACTCGTGTTGGTACCCTCTCTTTGTCATGCCCATCAATTCTAAACTATCAACTAATAAATTTGCCCAGTGCTGATCAATTCTGTGCCTTGAAACCATCTGAGCCCAAGATCTCTCTTCTAATGTCTGTCTATAGAGACGCAGCCAAATGCCTCCATGCAAcggtgttcccttttctgcaggAAGTTTGAATACACTTCATTTTGCTTAGTTAACAGATTGTCTGGCAATATTCTGAGATGTTCAAAAGGGACATCAAAAGTCTTTCCACTTAGCCAGTGCTAAGTGTCCCCTATGGTCCTGTCTTTGCTGTTGAATATCCTCACTTATCACTCATGTCTGAATACTAGCTCTTTTCTGGTGGTATGTTTTCCAGAAACCACCGTCTTACCACCCGCCCCACTCCATGGGACCCTCTGCACTGAACCGTTACCCTGACAGCACACACACTTCCATAACTTCTCCGTAGGTCCTCACCCTCAGTTCCTGCCCACCACCAGTGCTGCACCCACCCAGCTTTCCTCTGCTAGGATCCACTTGTTGTGGAGCCAACCCTCTTAGCctaaaggaaacacacacacacacttgctacACTACTCATGCAAGCAGAGTCTGGCAGCACGCTTTCGATGGGCAGAATGTCTTCTTCTCTGAAGGTCTTAATTGGTTGAATGAGCCTGCCCACATTAGTGAGAGCAATCACCTTAAAGTCAATGGATTATAAACGACaaattcatctggaaaatgcCTTTACAATGAGAGCAAGACTAGtatttgaccaaacaactgggcaccgTAGCCTAgccaaactgacacataaaattaaccatcaaagTCTCTGTTTCCAAGAAAATCTGGGCTCacagtttctgtttcataaaaaaatatagtttaaattaCTGCacaagactgaaagtgagagtaAATCAAAATTTTACTTATAAGCAATCTTCCTCTcagtttacaaaattattttcatactttttaataATCAATTTTTCAGATTCCTATGTCTAATTTGTAAGAGAGATTTCTAGCACAATTTCATGATCACTCACTAGAATAACTAAGTCTCAATAAAATGTCTATATTTGTTCACGAAAATTTCTTTTCTGCTAATGAGCCCTCTGGCCTCTTTAGTGTGGTTCTGCTAAGAACACAACTCTGACCCAGCTGTGCACAAGAGACTTATTAGGGCAGAGGGCAATATTCAGAGAATTTATTTCCAAGATCATTTTTAATCTATTTGCTCAACTTATGCTATTTCTGTCATCATATTTCTCATATTTGCTTCATTAACTTCTTTCATGCCCCCATTGTTTGTCATgcccttcttttatcattttctactTTCCTGCTTTGTTTCCTGTACtttatacatgtattcattctctTCACAGTTTCCATAACTTTTGGCACTATCAACATTTAGGATGGATAGTATTTTGTTAGGATAGGGCTGTTTTGTGCATTGTATGATGTTTAATAGCATCCCTGGTCTCTTCCCACTACCATCCCCTCTTCACTCCGGTTGTGACAAACAAGTATGTCTTCAGATattaccaaatgtcccctggaagTGAAATTATCCCTTGTTTAGAACCACTGATTTAGATGGGTATTCTGAGAATGAGATGTTTGGGATAGGGCTAGAACAGTAAAAATGCAATAGTACTTTATTCCATGGATTAATGAGGTGTTATGAATGATGACTacccaataaatatatttatacttcaTAAATCTAAAATAATGTTGAATACTTACTTGGCAAATATTATTCCACTGTTGCACATAAATATAGTAGTTGTGATTATGTTTACCACTATCACAATTATAATGATCTGTTCAAATgcaattagagaaaagaaaatggtatgtTTGTGACAAGCTTCTCAGCTCTAGAATGTCTAAGTTGTCTGTTGGGATCACACCTATTCTGATCATCCCAGACCAAAAAGTAATAGTAAGACTTAGTTATCTTCTCACTCTGTTTCAAATAGTCAAAACCAATTGAGGCCAATTTCTGGTTTATAGACTCTGCTGCAATATCTCTTGTACATTCTGAGAGCTTTCTTCAATTTATCTGACTCATTCTGTGTACTCCACAAAAAAGACTTCAACTCTTTTAGTATGTGCCAGCAGTGATGAAGTTGATCATAAACTACATTTCTTCAATTTGAGGCTTTGAAGCTGACATCACAAGTTTTACTCTCTAAGTATCTCAACATTTCAATTCAATTCATCATATGGGTACTTTACTATGAACTTCTTCAGTTGTATCTACCAAATATTTCATGTTAAATATTTCATCTACTCAAAGAGattaatatttcaaatacaagaaaacaagtttatttaaacaaacatttatttgttcCTGCTATATGCCAGGGTTTATGCTAGGTCCTGGAGAATACAAGTTTAGGTAATAATGTAATGAAACTGACACACAGCTATCAACAATACTGTAAACTAACTATAATTTTAGTTAGACTGATTTAATCTCACAAGACAAGACATGAAGATTGGAAGACATTTCCCAGAAAAAGTAAAGCTCAAGGTAGGACTTAGAAGATAATACATTTGAACAGGCAGATTAAAGTCACAGGAAATAGGACAAGTGAAATAGGCAAGGAGTATCTATGAGGATACTCCCTTGCCTTTGTGTGTGGAAAAGAAGC
Encoded proteins:
- the LOC132520319 gene encoding LOW QUALITY PROTEIN: keratin-associated protein 15-1 (The sequence of the model RefSeq protein was modified relative to this genomic sequence to represent the inferred CDS: substituted 1 base at 1 genomic stop codon), which codes for MSFNCSSGNFSSLSLGGYLGYPASTYDSFYPSNIIYPHPSTFQLGSSLHGGCHETFFKPTSFQTPXAVTRSYQKSYFHPKNIIFHSPCQTNYTGSLGFGNTGLGSFGYGNTGLQSLGCGSSFCCPTYFSSRNCQSSCYQPAFSSRFFA